One part of the Sandaracinaceae bacterium genome encodes these proteins:
- a CDS encoding DUF2330 domain-containing protein — translation MRYATVAFLLALGASPISQASACGGFFCSSSPINQARETVVYGYEPDGSITMAVQITYSGRDEDFAWILPVPVAPDEIAVGTDALFQQLIAQTEPTFALRDAVEGQCARLACEYPGPGCSVGCGSAASPASSGGNDAAIARFDGGASPGVTVHSEGVVGPYDTVVLSASTAPEVIEWLQMNGYDIPDASGELLGPYAEQGFVFVALRLNANRNSSVIRPVVMRLPTDEACLPIRLTPIASDPNLPIALFHLADRPARSTNYAHADVPLDFQLWTRGATWDTRVQARVQELGGRAFATDYAGTTPTLTLDLPDIADLETASPADFVQQLQLRGYPPGALLQEILARHIDPPSGIDSQRYLNCLASGSRCEEPSRYDPAGLVRALEDEILTPRREAQALVERHAYTTRLSTSMRPEDMTIDPVFALDDGLPDVPQIRTAVRVTECGDEEYFTTTAPIRLELPDGTVEQLREAGTTDPDVACRSMGASGARRSGGGCSAQSLSSGTALSWLAVLAAGLFVTWRRRKTQ, via the coding sequence ATGAGATACGCGACTGTCGCTTTCCTTCTCGCCCTGGGCGCCTCGCCGATCTCGCAGGCCTCCGCCTGTGGCGGCTTCTTCTGCTCCTCGAGCCCGATCAACCAGGCGCGGGAGACCGTCGTGTACGGCTACGAGCCGGACGGCTCGATCACCATGGCGGTCCAGATCACCTACTCCGGCCGAGACGAGGACTTCGCGTGGATCCTCCCCGTGCCGGTGGCGCCGGACGAGATCGCCGTCGGCACCGACGCCCTCTTCCAGCAGCTGATCGCCCAGACCGAGCCGACGTTCGCGCTTCGAGACGCCGTCGAGGGCCAGTGCGCTCGGCTCGCGTGCGAGTACCCCGGCCCGGGCTGCAGCGTCGGCTGCGGGTCCGCTGCCTCGCCCGCCTCCAGCGGCGGGAACGACGCCGCGATCGCGCGCTTCGACGGCGGCGCCAGCCCCGGGGTGACCGTGCACTCGGAGGGCGTTGTCGGCCCCTACGACACCGTTGTCCTGAGCGCGTCCACGGCCCCCGAGGTCATCGAGTGGCTGCAGATGAACGGCTACGACATCCCGGACGCGAGCGGGGAGCTCCTCGGCCCGTACGCGGAGCAGGGCTTCGTCTTCGTCGCGCTGCGCCTCAACGCGAACCGGAACAGCTCGGTGATCCGCCCCGTCGTCATGCGCCTTCCCACGGACGAGGCCTGCTTGCCGATCCGTCTGACGCCGATCGCGTCGGATCCGAACCTCCCGATCGCGCTCTTCCATCTGGCCGACCGCCCGGCGCGCTCGACGAACTACGCCCACGCGGACGTGCCCCTCGACTTCCAGCTCTGGACCCGCGGCGCCACGTGGGACACCCGAGTACAGGCTCGCGTACAGGAGCTCGGGGGACGCGCGTTCGCCACGGACTACGCGGGGACGACCCCGACCCTCACGCTCGACCTGCCCGACATCGCGGACCTCGAGACGGCGAGCCCTGCGGACTTCGTGCAGCAGCTCCAGCTCCGCGGCTACCCGCCGGGCGCGCTCCTGCAGGAGATCCTCGCGCGCCACATCGATCCCCCGAGCGGCATCGACTCCCAGAGGTACCTCAACTGCCTGGCCTCGGGCAGCCGCTGCGAGGAGCCGTCGCGCTACGATCCGGCCGGCCTCGTCCGCGCGCTCGAAGACGAGATCCTGACCCCTCGACGCGAGGCCCAGGCGCTCGTCGAGCGCCACGCCTACACCACGCGGCTCAGCACCTCGATGCGCCCCGAGGACATGACCATCGATCCGGTCTTCGCCCTCGACGACGGCCTCCCCGACGTGCCCCAGATCCGAACCGCGGTCCGCGTCACCGAGTGCGGCGACGAGGAGTACTTCACGACCACCGCCCCCATCCGCCTCGAGCTCCCCGACGGCACCGTCGAGCAGCTCAGAGAGGCCGGCACCACCGACCCCGACGTCGCCTGTCGCAGCATGGGTGCCTCCGGCGCCAGGCGCAGCGGCGGCGGCTGCTCCGCGCAGAGCCTCTCGTCCGGCACCGCGCTGAGCTGGCTCGCCGTCCTCGCCGCCGGCCTCTTCGTGACCTGGAGACGTCGCAAGACCCAGTGA
- a CDS encoding Hsp70 family protein yields MSHPSSGPAPRSSLGIDLGTTHTVLAHRSEVLPVSREPGRETLLPSVVAHPPSGEELVGWSARSRRTIDPRHTLTSTKRLIGARSGSYRAKRFAERHPYEIVDVDGHAALRTRVGSVLPTQVAASVLREACAVAGFEPSSHFAVISVPAGFEAEERAATLEAARAAGFPQARLIEEPVATAVAYLERSSVRYATIYDLGGGTFDLAVVDCTRYPFRVIGHGGDPYLGGDDVDRALATRVADRVLRTQRWDLASDPETFARLTVHAEDAKIALGTAEETSRPLDEIDAAAPNASPVVFDRAMLTEITTDVVRRTFVVCDHVLADAGLRARDIDAVFLAGGSTALPGLGDMVGSYFGKRPRFDLDPMEVVARGASLAAVRPDLHRLLEADGYAA; encoded by the coding sequence ATGAGTCACCCCAGTTCAGGTCCGGCGCCCAGGAGCTCGCTCGGCATCGACCTCGGGACCACTCACACGGTCCTCGCGCATCGCTCGGAGGTGCTCCCCGTGAGCCGTGAGCCGGGGCGCGAGACGCTGCTTCCGTCGGTGGTCGCACATCCTCCGAGCGGTGAGGAGCTGGTCGGCTGGTCGGCGCGCAGCCGCCGGACCATCGACCCGAGGCATACGCTGACGTCGACCAAGCGCCTGATCGGCGCGCGCTCCGGGAGCTATCGCGCCAAGCGCTTCGCCGAGCGCCACCCGTACGAGATCGTCGACGTCGACGGCCACGCCGCGCTCCGGACCCGCGTGGGCTCGGTCCTCCCCACGCAGGTGGCCGCGTCGGTGCTCCGCGAGGCCTGCGCGGTGGCTGGGTTCGAGCCCTCGAGTCACTTCGCGGTCATCAGCGTCCCCGCCGGCTTCGAGGCCGAGGAGCGGGCCGCCACCCTCGAGGCGGCGCGCGCCGCCGGGTTCCCACAGGCCCGCCTGATCGAGGAGCCGGTGGCGACGGCGGTGGCGTATCTCGAGCGATCGAGCGTCCGCTACGCGACGATCTACGACCTCGGCGGAGGCACGTTCGACCTCGCGGTCGTCGACTGCACCCGCTACCCGTTCCGCGTGATCGGACACGGCGGCGACCCCTACCTCGGCGGCGACGACGTCGACCGCGCGCTCGCGACGCGCGTCGCCGATCGTGTCCTGCGCACCCAGCGCTGGGACCTGGCCAGCGATCCCGAGACGTTCGCGCGGCTGACGGTGCACGCGGAGGACGCGAAGATCGCGCTCGGGACCGCGGAGGAGACGTCGCGGCCGCTCGACGAGATCGACGCGGCCGCCCCCAACGCGTCGCCCGTCGTCTTCGACCGCGCGATGTTGACGGAGATCACCACCGACGTCGTGCGACGCACGTTCGTGGTCTGTGACCACGTTCTCGCGGACGCGGGCCTGCGCGCGCGCGACATCGACGCGGTCTTCCTCGCCGGTGGCTCGACCGCGCTGCCGGGGCTCGGCGACATGGTGGGCTCGTACTTCGGCAAGCGCCCTCGCTTCGACCTCGACCCCATGGAGGTCGTGGCGCGGGGAGCGAGCCTGGCGGCGGTGCGGCCGGACCTGCACCGATTGCTCGAAGCGGACGGATACGCGGCCTGA
- a CDS encoding protein kinase, translated as MTADVTMRDALAVARVEELRGVGLDGACYLTEAGGASAEMWRLEPTAIDAAARRRLRALAQLSHPNLVRIAELSLDEPRPTLRLAEGRHEWEALASIGDLRAALGGLAGALAAAHKLDVVHGALGPAAVGVDAEGQPVLDLTRLRVRPGQPPPLAPELAQGATPSAAADVWALGHMLAALPGADALPELARMCDPDPERRPRAAEVAGALGAAPGLVAPAPPVGESDAARFGIPEQLGAYALDEQIGAGGMGRVFRARDVASGDEVALKVLLSNWAKDPELVARFRREARVLAQVESPYVTRFVAANEDEGFHYLVMELASGQSAEALLKERRRLDVDLAVGVLCDVSRAVGEMHALGLVHRDIKPANILVDQDGPEPVVKLCDFGIARKVSPEPEQQLTQAGAPGTPSYMSPEQVEGRTVDARTDVYALGATLYCLLAGRPPFVGTAHIVMIAHLSDEPTPLRDHDPSIPQAVSDVVMRCLAKSPDERYADANALHEALHAAWRGATEQTIALPQPHGLEGKPRVYDFAWPLRADPEELWPHVSNTERLNRAAGLDDVEWTHSTGEGYVQTEGSFRAAGMELRWRENPFEWVAPRRLGVVREYVAGPFEWLRSTVELTPREGGGTELRHKIEIRPRGLLGVAAATVEVGMRLRRGLERVYRRIDTACMTARESARPGSMPPVDPFEPPQRATDRLRARVDGPLERVVERGGDPHVAEALASHVCTAPAQRLGRLRPRAWARAHGFEESLVVDTMLLAADEGLLEVLWDILCPSCRIPSGIEESLRALGEHGRCEVCDLDFELDMARSVELVFRVHPSIRPADVGVYCIGGPAHSPHVVAQVRLVPRERFALSLDLAPGRFHVTGRGLPQRWSFTVDERAVFERWDLPLREGASPDVPRSLRPGRVQILLTNDFEQEVVVRLERATLRDDAVTAADAAASALFRDLFPDQVLAPERLVAIADVALLFARVVDALDRFEREETEVHRELVALSSEVEAAAHLEGGALVKLHGDGVMAVFSDRVAAVRAALRVTRPDATVGLGLHAGPARMTSIGGQLDYFGKTLHLAEHISRVAHAGELVVSEALLEDPRMVALFAEGTETLGYVRVGSLLAGRLRTRALQHAS; from the coding sequence GTGACCGCGGACGTGACGATGCGCGACGCCCTCGCGGTGGCGCGGGTGGAGGAGCTGCGAGGCGTGGGCCTCGACGGCGCCTGCTACCTCACCGAGGCCGGCGGCGCGAGCGCCGAGATGTGGCGCCTCGAGCCGACGGCGATCGACGCCGCCGCGCGCCGCAGGCTGCGCGCGCTCGCGCAGCTGTCCCACCCGAACCTGGTGCGCATCGCCGAGCTCAGCCTCGACGAGCCGCGGCCGACCCTGCGCCTCGCGGAGGGGCGTCACGAGTGGGAGGCGCTGGCGTCCATCGGCGACCTGCGCGCCGCGCTCGGCGGTCTGGCGGGCGCCCTCGCGGCCGCGCACAAGCTGGATGTGGTCCACGGCGCGCTCGGCCCCGCGGCCGTGGGCGTCGACGCCGAGGGCCAGCCGGTGCTGGACCTGACGCGGCTGCGCGTGCGGCCCGGGCAGCCTCCGCCGTTGGCTCCGGAGCTGGCGCAGGGCGCGACGCCCTCGGCCGCGGCGGACGTGTGGGCGCTGGGGCACATGCTCGCCGCGCTCCCGGGCGCGGACGCGCTGCCGGAGCTCGCACGCATGTGCGACCCGGATCCGGAGCGCCGCCCGCGCGCGGCCGAGGTCGCGGGTGCGCTCGGCGCCGCCCCCGGCCTGGTCGCCCCGGCGCCGCCCGTCGGCGAGAGCGACGCCGCGCGCTTCGGCATCCCCGAGCAGCTCGGCGCGTACGCGCTCGACGAGCAGATCGGGGCCGGCGGGATGGGGCGCGTGTTCCGTGCGCGCGACGTGGCGAGCGGTGACGAGGTCGCCCTGAAGGTGCTCCTGTCCAACTGGGCCAAGGACCCCGAGCTCGTCGCGCGCTTTCGCCGCGAGGCCCGGGTGCTGGCCCAGGTCGAGAGCCCCTACGTGACCCGCTTCGTCGCCGCCAACGAAGACGAGGGCTTCCACTACCTCGTGATGGAGCTCGCGAGCGGGCAGAGCGCGGAGGCCCTCCTCAAGGAGCGTCGGCGCCTGGACGTCGATCTGGCGGTCGGCGTGCTGTGCGACGTCAGCCGCGCGGTGGGCGAGATGCACGCGCTCGGCCTCGTCCACCGCGACATCAAGCCGGCGAACATCCTCGTCGACCAGGACGGCCCGGAGCCGGTCGTGAAGCTCTGCGACTTCGGCATCGCGCGCAAGGTCTCCCCCGAGCCCGAGCAGCAGCTCACCCAGGCCGGCGCGCCCGGTACGCCCTCCTACATGTCCCCCGAGCAGGTCGAGGGGCGGACGGTCGACGCGCGCACGGACGTCTACGCGCTCGGCGCGACGCTCTACTGTCTGCTCGCGGGGAGGCCGCCCTTCGTCGGCACCGCGCACATCGTGATGATCGCGCACCTGAGTGACGAGCCGACGCCGCTCCGTGACCACGATCCTTCCATCCCTCAGGCCGTCTCCGACGTGGTGATGAGGTGCCTCGCGAAGTCGCCCGACGAGCGATACGCGGACGCGAACGCGCTGCACGAGGCGTTGCACGCGGCGTGGCGGGGCGCGACCGAGCAGACGATCGCGCTGCCGCAGCCGCACGGCCTCGAGGGCAAGCCGCGGGTCTACGACTTCGCGTGGCCGCTGCGCGCGGATCCCGAAGAGCTCTGGCCGCACGTCTCCAACACCGAGCGCCTCAACCGCGCGGCGGGGCTCGACGACGTGGAGTGGACCCACTCGACGGGCGAGGGCTACGTGCAGACGGAAGGGAGCTTCCGTGCCGCGGGCATGGAGCTGCGCTGGCGAGAGAACCCCTTCGAGTGGGTGGCGCCGCGCCGCCTCGGGGTGGTGCGCGAGTACGTGGCCGGCCCCTTCGAGTGGCTGCGGAGCACGGTCGAGCTGACGCCGCGCGAAGGGGGAGGCACGGAGCTGCGCCACAAGATCGAGATCCGCCCGCGCGGGCTCCTGGGCGTCGCGGCGGCCACCGTCGAGGTGGGCATGCGGCTCCGGCGCGGGCTCGAGCGGGTCTATCGCCGGATCGACACCGCCTGCATGACCGCGCGCGAGAGCGCGCGCCCGGGCTCGATGCCGCCGGTCGATCCGTTCGAGCCGCCGCAGCGGGCGACCGATCGGCTGCGGGCGAGGGTCGACGGGCCCCTCGAGCGGGTGGTCGAGCGCGGCGGGGATCCGCACGTGGCCGAGGCGCTGGCGAGCCACGTGTGCACCGCGCCCGCGCAGCGGCTCGGGCGGCTCCGCCCCCGCGCGTGGGCGCGCGCTCACGGCTTCGAGGAGTCGCTCGTGGTCGACACGATGCTGCTGGCCGCGGACGAGGGCCTGCTCGAGGTGCTCTGGGACATCCTCTGTCCGTCGTGTCGGATCCCGAGCGGGATCGAGGAGTCGCTTCGGGCGCTCGGAGAGCACGGCCGGTGCGAGGTCTGCGACCTGGACTTCGAGCTCGACATGGCCCGCTCGGTGGAGCTGGTGTTCCGGGTTCACCCCTCCATCCGGCCCGCCGACGTCGGCGTCTATTGCATCGGCGGCCCCGCGCACTCGCCGCACGTGGTGGCCCAGGTGCGGCTGGTCCCGAGAGAGCGCTTCGCGCTGTCCCTGGATCTCGCGCCGGGGAGGTTCCACGTCACGGGCCGCGGGCTCCCGCAGCGCTGGTCGTTCACGGTGGACGAGCGCGCCGTCTTCGAGCGCTGGGATCTGCCGCTTCGCGAGGGCGCGTCGCCCGACGTGCCGCGCAGCCTCCGGCCCGGTCGCGTGCAGATCCTCCTGACGAACGACTTCGAGCAGGAGGTCGTGGTGCGGCTCGAGCGCGCGACCCTCCGAGACGACGCCGTGACGGCGGCGGACGCGGCGGCCTCTGCGCTCTTCCGGGACCTCTTCCCGGATCAGGTCCTGGCGCCGGAGCGCCTCGTGGCCATCGCGGACGTCGCGCTGCTCTTCGCGCGCGTGGTCGACGCGCTCGACCGCTTCGAGCGCGAGGAGACCGAGGTCCATCGCGAGCTGGTCGCGCTCTCGAGCGAGGTGGAGGCGGCGGCGCATCTCGAGGGAGGCGCGCTCGTGAAGCTGCACGGCGACGGGGTGATGGCCGTCTTCTCCGACCGGGTCGCCGCGGTCCGCGCGGCGCTGCGGGTCACGCGCCCCGACGCCACGGTCGGGCTCGGCCTGCACGCGGGCCCCGCGCGCATGACCTCCATCGGTGGCCAGCTCGACTACTTCGGCAAGACGCTCCACCTCGCCGAGCACATCAGCCGCGTCGCGCACGCGGGCGAGCTCGTCGTCAGCGAAGCCCTGCTCGAGGACCCGCGCATGGTCGCGCTCTTCGCCGAGGGCACCGAGACGCTCGGCTACGTGCGCGTGGGGAGCCTGCTCGCCGGCCGACTCCGCACCCGCGCGCTGCAGCACGCGAGCTGA